A window of the Juglans microcarpa x Juglans regia isolate MS1-56 chromosome 5D, Jm3101_v1.0, whole genome shotgun sequence genome harbors these coding sequences:
- the LOC121266470 gene encoding CTD small phosphatase-like protein 2 isoform X2 translates to MPSLKMKTKLSTSCFKETNGLHVCQKSSKISKNSCSYVRISEQAAEFDSFIHKCQDVSSSTQVSMKNIDSDEAIDHEEFLDNENYQFQKQPSFFVDSAIIGRMESTDSSSLGTIFSPSLEPITKSKADDDAGNNKDPDIPVLGANDSDDNRSSSDYQTCDVSDFYISDMIVASLPFNGHAFDNDISEGNCFPDYKCAEPSFMFDVAEQCMMLPFLEDTVRTSDMNNTQSCEEAMMGSDSTSLYRAIDQMRSCDQEFDVNADSDQAECFDPQVFLRNLPELSDVVSNFQPTILPKEAQNGKPVTLVLDLDETLVHSTLEPRDDADFTFTVFFDMKEHIVYVKQRPYLHTFLERVVEMFEIVIFTASQSIYAKQLLDILDPAGKLISRRVYREACIFADGSYTKDLTVLGVDLAKVAIIDNSPQVI, encoded by the exons ATGCCCTCATTAAAAATGAAGACCAAACTGAGCACAAGCTGTTTCAAAGAAACAAATGGTCTTCATGTATGTCAAAAGTCAAGTAAAATTTCCAAAAACTCTTGCTCGTATGTCAGGATTTCTGAACAAGCAGCAGAATTTGACTCCTTTATTCATAAATGTCAGGATG TTTCTTCAAGCACACAAGTGTCCATGAAGAACATTGATAGTGATGAAGCAATTGACCATGAAGAGTTCCTGGATAACGAAAATTATCAGTTTCAGAAGCAGCCATCATTTTTTGTTGATTCTGCAATCATCGGGAGAATG GAATCTACCGACAGTTCAAGCCTAGGGAcgattttttccccttctttggAGCCCATTACCAAATCTAAAGCTGATGATGATGCAG GGAACAACAAAGATCCTGACATACCAGTGTTGGGAGCCAATGACAGTGATGATAATAGAAGTTCATCCGATTACCAAACTTGTGATGTATCAGATTTCTACATATCTGACATGATTGTTGCTAGCTTACCCTTCAATGGGCATGCGTTTGACAATGACATTAGTGAGGGCAATTGCTTTCCTGATTACAAATGTGCTGAGCCAAGTTTTATGTTTGATGTGGCTGAACAGTGCATGATGCTGCCTTTCCTTGAGGACACAGTCCGAACCAGCGATATGAACAATACCCAATCATGTGAAGAAGCCATGATGGGTTCAGATAGTACTAGCTTGTACCGAGCAATTGATCAAATGAGATCCTGCGATCAGGAATTCGATGTCAACGCTGACTCCGATCAGGCAGAGTGCTTTGATCCGCAAGTGTTCCTAAGAAATTTACCGGAACTCTCAGATGTGGTATCAAATTTTCAGCCCACTATATTGCCAAAGGAAGCTCAGAATGGGAAACCTGTAACACTAGTACTTGATTTGGATG AAACACTTGTTCACTCCACATTGGAACCCCGTGATGATGCGGACTTCACCTTCACTGTTTTCTTCGACATGAAGGAACACATTGTATATGTGAAACAGAGGCCTTATCTCCATACTTTCTTGGAGAGAGTTGTGGAGATGTTTGAAATTGTTATTTTTACTGCAAGCCAAAGCATCTATGCAAAACAACTTCTTGATATACTGGATCCAGCTGGAAAACTTATATCTCGCCGAGTTTACCGTGAAGCATGCATTTTTGCAGATGGCAGTTACACTAAAGATTTGACAGTTTTAGGTGTTGATCTTGCAAAAGTTGCCATAATTGATAATTCTCCTCAG
- the LOC121265696 gene encoding uncharacterized protein LOC121265696, translated as MEEISWRQKSQALWLKEGDRCTKFFHRVANSHRTNNAIEVLHEEGRVLLGRDAIKDHIVHFYDKLLSEQYLWRPKCGFIGEALEEDEVLGVLKGMNKDKVPGPNGFPMAFFHACWDIVKEDLMRVFSEFHSFMKFEKSLNVSFIALIPKKARYGFGERWCQWIKHCITTIRFSILVNGTPEGFFNSSWGLRQGDPLSPLLFILVMNVLSRMLEGEVDEGFISGFSMGSSTHGRLIVSHILFADDTLIFCDPDLDQIRSLRALLLCFEAISGLKVNLSKSEIVPIGLVNNLNEEAALLGCKVSSLPMKYLGLPLGAPHKSKVLGGKEHANQDWEVGAITDFYRILYALKNRAGGKDSLLWSCTGNKKFSVHS; from the exons ATGGAGGAGATCtcgtggaggcaaaaatcacaggcactttggttgaaggaaggggataggTGTACAAAGTTCTTTCACAGAGTTGCAAACTCTCATCGAACGAATAACGCCATTGAGGTTCTTCATGAGGAGGGCAGGGTTTTATTGGGTAGAGATGCTATCAAGGATCATATTGTCCATTTCTATGATAAACTGCTGTCAGAACAGTACCTTTGGAGGCCTAAG TGCGGTTTCATTGGAGAGGCCCTTGAAGAAGATGAGGTGCTTGGTGTTCTAAAAGGTATGAATAAAGATAAAGTCCCGGGACCAAATGGCTTTCCAATGGCTTTCTTCCACGCCTGTTGGGACATTGTTAAAGAGGATCTAATGAGGGTTTTTAGTGAATTTCACTCCTTCATGAAATTCGAGAAGAGCCTTAATGTCTCTTTCATCgctctcattcccaagaagGCGAG GTACGGCTTCGGGGAAAGATGGTGTCAGTGGATAAAGCACTGTATTACAACCATCAGATTCTCTATCTTGGTTAATGGCACTCCTGAAGGCTTCTTCAACAGCTCTTGGGGACTgcgacaaggggatccactatcCCCATTATTATTCATCCTAGTTATGAATGTGTTGAGCAGAATGTTGGAAGGGGAGGTGGATGAGGGCTTCATTTCGGGGTTCTCGATGGGTAGTTCTACGCATGGAAGATTGATAGTCTCCCATATTCTCTTCGCCGATGATACTTTGATCTTTTGTGACCCGGATTTGGATCAGATTCGCTCTCTAAGGGCACttctactttgctttgaagctatATCTGGCCTTAAGGTGAATTTATCTAAGTCTGAAATAGTTCCTATTGGCTTGGTTAACAACTTAAATGAGGAAGCTGCCTTATTGGGATGCAAAGTCTCATCATTACCTATGAAGTATCTCGGACTCCCCTTGGGGGCCCCTCACAAATCTAAG GTTCTTGGTGGTAAGGAGCACGCGAATCAG GATTGGGAGGTGGGAGCCATCACTGATTTCTACAGAATCTTATATGCGCTGAAAAATAGGGCAGGAGGGAAGGATAGCTTACTCTGGTCATGCACAGGGAACAAGAAATTTTCTGTTCATTCATAA
- the LOC121266094 gene encoding LOW QUALITY PROTEIN: phytochrome E-like (The sequence of the model RefSeq protein was modified relative to this genomic sequence to represent the inferred CDS: inserted 1 base in 1 codon), protein MSTSVSEKNPSTGALKMGLRTGETGSATLLASGESNVMRPEDKTGTTTTTNKDTRDKEIAQYNADARLMAEFEQSSGSGKSFNYSRSVLHAPQSVPEEQLITAYLSRIQRGGLIQPFGCLLAIEEPTFRIIAYSENCLELLALDGQFESKEFKGLLGIDARSLFTPSSGALLEKAASSREISLLNPVWVYSTSIQKPFYAILHRIDVGIVIDLEPTQSDDPALSLVGAVQSQKLAIWAISRLQSVPGGNIGALCDTVVEDVQKLTGYDRVMVYKFHDDDHGEVVSEIRRSDLEXYLGLHYPAIDIPQAARFLFKQNRVRIICDCHANPVSIIQSEELKQPLCLVNSTLRAPHGCHTEYMANMGSNASLVMAVIINANNSSKLWGLVVGHHTSSRYVPFPIRYACEFLMLAFGHQLCMELQLASQLAENKIIRTQTLLCDMLLRDVPCGVVTQSPSIMDLVKCDGAALLYGGRCWLVGVTPTESQVKDIAGWLLTNHGDSTGLSTDSLADAGYPGAALLGDEVCGMASARITSKDFLFWFRSHTAKEVIWGGAKHQPDNKDDGKKMHPRSSFKAFLEVVKSRSMLWEVSEINAIHSLQIIMRDSLQDMEDPGSKVLKKIQQGDTGMQGIYELSSAAYEMGRLIETATVPIFGVDSDGLINGWNGKIAELIGLQASEAMGKSLVSEVVHEDSRGTVENLLCRALQGEEDRNIELKLTNFGVDQHKSAVYIVVNACRSKDYTNNIVGVCFVGQDVTSEKVIMDKFIRMQGDYESIIQSLNPLIPPIFASDENACCSEWNAAMEKLTGWRRDEVMGKMLLGEIFGSFCRLKGQDTLTKFMILLYRGISGHDTEKCPFEFFDKDGKFVEVVVTASKRTNAGGHVIGCFCFLQIVMHELEQALEGCWQEDRECFSKQGLAYVRQEMKNPVSGIRFTHRPLENTSVSEHQKQFLDTSDACERQIMTIIEDMDLESTEEGSLQLNMEEFLLGNVLDAIVSQVMILLRERNLKLFHEIPEDIKALSLYGDQIRLQLVLSNFLLKVVRYASSPAGWVEIKISPGLKLIQDGNECIRLQFRMTHPGQGLPSALIQGMFEGGNQLTTQEGFGLNLSRKLLGRMNGQVQYVREHNKCYFLIDLELKTKKEREKRSQADKTMMT, encoded by the exons ATGTCCACTTCAGTTTCCGAGAAAAACCCATCAACCGGAGCCCTTAAAATGGGGCTGCGAACCGGAGAAACAGGCTCGGCAACCTTATTAGCTTCAGGTGAGAGCAACGTCATGAGACCCGAAGACAAGACcggcaccaccaccaccaccaacaagGACACAAGGGACAAGGAAATTGCTCAATACAATGCCGATGCCCGGCTCATGGCTGAGTTTGAGCAGTCTAGTGGTTCGGGTAAGTCTTTTAACTACTCAAGATCAGTACTGCATGCTCCACAATCTGTGCCTGAAGAACAATTAATAACTGCGTATCTGTCCAGAATACAAAGAGGTGGTCTAATTCAGCCCTTTGGATGCTTGCTTGCAATTGAGGAACCCACTTTTAGAATCATCGCTTATAGTGAAAATTGCTTGGAACTGCTGGCTTTAGACGGCCAATTCGAGTCAAAAGAGTTTAAGGGTTTGCTTGGTATTGATGCTAGAAGCTTGTTTACGCCTTCTTCAGGGGCTTTATTGGAGAAAGCTGCCTCGTCTAGGGAGATTTCGCTGTTAAACCCTGTTTGGGTCTACTCTACGAGTATCCAAAAGCCATTTTATGCCATACTACATAGAATTGATGTGGGGATTGTGATTGATTTGGAGCCCACACAGTCGGATGATCCTGCATTGTCCCTTGTTGGGGCAGTGCAATCACAGAAACTGGCTATTTGGGCGATTTCTAGACTGCAGTCAGTCCCTGGGGGAAATATTGGTGCGCTGTGTGATACAGTTGTGGAGGATGTTCAGAAGCTCACTGGATATGACAGGGTTATGGTTTATAAGTTCCATGATGACGATCATGGTGAAGTTGTATCTGAAATCAGAAGATCAGATTTGG CCTACTTGGGTTTACATTATCCTGCCATAGATATCCCTCAAGCTGCTCGCTTCTTATTCAAGCAGAATCGAGTGCGAATAATTTGTGATTGCCATGCAAATCCTGTAAGCATCATTCAAAGTGAAGAACTAAAGCAGCCTCTTTGTTTGGTCAATTCAACACTTAGGGCACCACATGGATGCCACACGGAGTACATGGCGAATATGGGCTCCAATGCCTCATTGGTGATGGCAGTTATTATCAATGCAAACAATTCATCAAAGCTTTGGGGGTTGGTAGTAGGCCACCACACTTCCTCACGCTATGTCCCTTTCCCCATTCGCTATGCATGCGAGTTCCTTATGCTGGCATTTGGACATCAGCTAtgcatggagcttcaattgGCGTCACAATTGGCAGAGAATAAAATTATCAGGACACAAACCTTATTATGTGACATGCTCCTCCGGGATGTCCCATGTGGTGTCGTCACTCAGTCTCCTAGTATCATGGATCTTGTTAAGTGTGATGGGGCTGCATTGCTTTATGGTGGGAGATGTTGGTTGGTGGGTGTGACTCCAACTGAATCACAGGTGAAAGATATTGCAGGGTGGCTGCTTACTAATCATGGAGATTCCACGGGACTGAGTACAGATAGTTTGGCTGATGCTGGTTACCCTGGTGCCGCTTTACTTGGTGATGAAGTTTGTGGCATGGCTTCTGCAAGAATCACTTCAAAGGATTTCTTGTTCTGGTTTAGGTCTCACACTGCAAAGGAAGTAATATGGGGAGGAGCCAAGCATCAACCGGATAATAAAGAtgatggaaaaaaaatgcacccaagATCGTCATTTAAAGCTTTTCTTGaagtagtaaaaagtagaaGTATGCTTTGGGAGGTTTCAGAAATTAATGCAATTCATTCTCTACAAATTATTATGAGAGACTCATTACAGGATATGGAGGACCCTGGTTCTAAGGTATTGAAAAAAATTCAGCAGGGTGATACTGGTATGCAGGGGATATATGAACTCAGTTCAGCGGCATATGAAATGGGTAGATTGATTGAGACAGCTACAGTTCCTATTTTTGGGGTTGATTCGGATGGTCTCATCAATGGATGGAACGGAAAAATTGCTGAATTAATAGGATTGCAAGCTAGCGAAGCCATGGGGAAGTCCCTGGTTAGTGAAGTTGTTCATGAGGACTCACGTGGAACTGTTGAGAATCTTCTATGCAGAGCATTGCAAG GTGAGGAGGACAGAAACATTGAATTAAAACTTACAAACTTTGGGGTTGATCAGCATAAGTCAGCTGTATACATTGTGGTCAATGCCTGCAGAAGTAAGGATTACACAAACAACATTGTCGGTGTGTGCTTTGTGGGTCAAGATGTTACATCTGAGAaagttattatggataaattcATCCGCATGCAAGGGGATTATGAGTCTATCATACAAAGTCTGAATCCATTGATTCCACCTATATTTGCTTCTGATGAGAATGCCTGCTGCTCTGAATGGAATGCAGCCATGGAAAAGCTAACTGGTTGGAGGAGAGATGAAGTCATGGGTAAAATGCTTCTTGGGGAAATCTTTGGAAGTTTCTGTCGGCTGAAAGGTCAAGACACACTaactaaatttatgattttattgtatCGAGGAATTAGTGGTCATGATACTGAGAAGTGCCCTTTTGAGTTTTTTGATAAAGATGGAAAATTTGTGGAGGTAGTCGTAACAGCAAGCAAGAGGACTAATGCAGGTGGGCATGTAATTGGCTGTTTCTGCTTCTTGCAGATTGTTATGCATGAACTGGAACAGGCTTTAGAAGGATGCTGGCAAGAGGATAGGGAATGCTTTTCAAAACAGGGGTTGGCTTATGTCCGGCAAGAAATGAAAAATCCTGTGAGTGGTATTCGCTTTACCCACAGACCCCTCGAAAATACATCTGTTTCAGAACATCAAAAGCAATTTCTTGACACTAGTGATGCATGTGAAAGACAGATCATGACAATCATTGAGGATATGGATTTGGAAAGTACAGAGGAAGG CAGCCTGCAGCTAAACATGGAAGAATTTCTCTTGGGAAATGTTTTGGATGCCATTGTCAGTCAAGTCATGATCTTGCTAAGAGAAAGGAATTTAAAGCTCTTTCACGAGATTCCAGAAGATATCAAAGCACTATCTCTGTATGGTGATCAAATCAGGCTTCAACTGGTCTTGTCAAACTTCTTGCTTAAAGTGGTGCGTTACGCATCTTCTCCAGCTGGCTGGgtggaaattaaaatttcaccTGGTCTGAAGCTTATACAGGATGGCAATGAATGTATTCGTTTACAATTCAG AATGACACACCCTGGGCAAGGCCTTCCTTCTGCTCTTATCCAAGGTATGTTTGAAGGAGGAAACCAGTTGACAACACAGGAAGGCTTTGGGCTCAACCTGTCTCGGAAACTTCTTGGCAGGATGAATGGTCAGGTCCAGTATGTTAGAGAGCATAATAAATGCTATTTCCTCATTGACCTTGAACTTAAAAcgaagaaagaaagggaaaaacgTTCACAGGCAGATAAAACCATGATGACTTGA
- the LOC121266095 gene encoding protein MEI2-like 5, with translation MKQFPNHLSSGTTKISSINISKEAGSGAWGILSGSDASLFSSSLPVLPHEKLNLNESEHGCQSVEYVPSDLEKFHQDMEGNDPLEDLETHAIGSLLPDDEEELLAGIMDDFDLNGLPGSLEDLEEYNIFESGGGMELETDPQESLSMGMSKINLSDGVVGNGISHYAIPNGVGTVAGEHPYGEHPSRTLFVRNINSNVEDSELKALFEQYGDIRTLYTACKHRGFVMISYFDIRAARTAMRALQNKPLRRRKLDIHFSIPKDNPSDKDMNQGTLVVFNLDPSVSNEDLRQIFGAYGEVKEIRETPHKRHHKFIEFYDVRAAEAALKSLNRSDIAGKRIKLEPSRPGGARRNLMLQLNQELEQDESRSFRHQVGSPIANSPPGNWAQFNGSIENSMPTISKSPVFRTMSPTAGNHLPGLASILHPQLSSSVKVAPIGKDQGRVSHVDHIFTSSNSAYGATLQQSHSFPEPKLDQYHQAMPSFGPSTSNGSAIETLSGQQFLWGNPNPNPYSEPTSSSAWPSQSVGHPYTSNGKGLPFQYSGRHGSLLASSQTHHHHHVGSAPSGVPFERHFGFFPESPETSLMSPVAYGGVGLGPNDGNFMVNMGVHAGINPGINIPGSMSENGSSSFRIRSSPRLSPVFLGNGLYPAMPPSSMEGLERGRSRRVENQVDSKKQFQLDLDKIKSGEDTRTTLMIKNIPNKYTSKMLLAAIDENHRGTYDFLYLPIDFKNKCNVGYAFINMLSPSHIIPFYEAFNGKKWEKFNSEKVASLAYARIQGKAALVTHFQNSSLMNEDKRCRPILFHSEGSEAGDQIILEHLPSNSLNVQVLKPNDFHLGDSSGSLTKDGSGEGPDSS, from the exons TAAACTTGAATGAATCAGAACATGGTTGTCAATCTGTGGAATATGTCCCGTCTGACTTAGAGAAATTCCACCAAGACATGGAGGGTAATGATCCCCTTGAAGATCTTGAAACTCATGCAATCGGAAGCTTGCTTCCTGATGATGAGGAGGAGCTTTTAGCTGGCATAATGGATGATTTTGACCTGAACGGATTGCCTGGTTCACTGGAGGACTTGGAAgagtataatatttttgaaagtgGAGGAGGTATGGAATTGGAAACTGATCCTCAGGAGAGCTTGAGCATGGGTATGTCCAAGATAAATTTGTCTGATGGTGTTGTTGGGAATGGGATCTCTCACTATGCTATTCCAAATGGTGTGGGAACTGTTGCCGGAGAACACCCGTATGGGGAACATCCTTCCAGGACATTATTTGTTCGAAATATTAATAGTAATGTTGAGGATTCTGAACTAAAAGCGCTCTTTGAG CAATATGGCGATATCAGAACTCTGTATACTGCATGTAAACATAGGGGCTTTGTAATgatatcttattttgatatcCGTGCTGCTCGAACTGCTATGCGTGCATTACAAAACAAACCACTGCGGCGGAGAAAACTTGACATTCACTTCTCAATTCCAAAG GATAATCCGTCAGACAAGGATATGAATCAAGGAACCTTGGTAGTTTTTAATTTGGATCCTTCTGTTTCAAATGAAGATCTTCGCCAAATATTTGGGGCTTACGGCGAGGTCAAAGAG ATAAGGGAAACACCACACAAGAGGCATCATAagtttattgaattttatgatgttaGAGCCGCAGAAGCAGCACTTAAGTCATTAAATAGGAGTGACATAGCTGGCAAACGCATAAAGCTTGAACCTAGTCGTCCTGGTGGAGCTCGTAGAAA CTTGATGTTGCAATTGAATCAAGAGCTCGAACAAGATGAATCTCGAAGTTTTAGACATCAAGTAGGTTCACCAATTGCCAATTCTCCGCCAG GTAACTGGGCACAGTTTAATGGCTCTATTGAAAATTCTATGCCAACTATTAGTAAATCCCCAGTTTTTAGGACCATGAGTCCAACAGCTGGCAATCATTTGCCTGGATTGGCTTCAATTCTGCATCCTCAACTATCATCCTCTGTGAAGGTAGCTCCTATTGGCAAGGACCAAGGAAGGGTAAGCCATGTGGACCACATATTTACCAGTTCAAACTCAGCCTATGGGGCTACTTTACAACAGTCACATTCATTTCCAGAGCCCAAGTTGGACCAGTACCACCAAGCTATGCCCTCTTTTGGCCCTTCAACTTCAAATGGATCTGCTATTGAAACATTATCTGGGCAGCAATTTCTTTGGGGAAATCCGAATCCAAATCCATACTCAGAGCCCACCAGTTCTTCAGCTTGGCCAAGTCAATCTGTGGGACATCCATATACATCTAATGGAAAGGGCCTTCCCTTTCAATACTCAGGTCGGCATGGCTCTTTGCTTGCCTCGTCCCAGACACATCACCATCATCATGTTGGATCTGCCCCCTCCGGTGTTCCTTTTGAGAGGCATTTCGGTTTCTTCCCAGAGTCACCAGAAACCTCATTGATGAGTCCTGTTGCTTATGGAGGCGTGGGTTTGGGCCCAAACGATGGAAATTTTATGGTGAATATGGGTGTTCATGCTGGAATTAACCCTGGCATTAATATACCCGGGAGCATGTCTGAAAATGGTTCATCAAGTTTCAGGATTCGGTCTTCACCGAGGCTTAGCCCTGTGTTTTTAGGTAATGGCTTGTACCCAGCGATGCCACCTTCCAGCATGGAGGGCTTAGAGCGTGGCCGGAGCAGAAGGGTTGAGAACCAGGTTGATAGCAAGAAACAGTTTCAGCTTGACTTAGATAAGATTAAAAGTGGGGAAGATACTCGGACaactttaatgataaaaaatatccCAAATAA ATACACCTCAAAAATGTTGTTAGCTGCTATTGATGAAAACCACAGGGGTACTTATGATTTCCTCTATCTGCCGATTGATTTCAAg AATAAATGCAACGTGGGCTATGCATTTATCAATATGCTATCTCCTTCTCACATTATTCCATTCTACGAG GCATTTAATGGAAAAAAGTGGGAGAAGTTTAATAGTGAGAAAGTTGCTTCCTTGGCATATGCTCGAATCCAGGGAAAGGCAGCCCTTGTGACCCACTTCCAGAACTCAAGCTTGATGAATGAAGATAAGCGCTGCCGCCCAATTCTCTTTCACTCGGAGGGCTCAGAGGCAGGTGATCag ATCATCCTGGAACATCTTCCCTCCAACAGTTTGAACGTCCAGGTCCTCAAGCCGAATGATTTCCACTTGGGCGATTCTTCAGGAAGCCTGACAAAGGATGGCTCTGGTGAGGGGCCAGATAGCTCTTAA